In Erigeron canadensis isolate Cc75 chromosome 1, C_canadensis_v1, whole genome shotgun sequence, a single window of DNA contains:
- the LOC122586132 gene encoding citrate-binding protein-like: protein MEFYITLIILLFLGKAIGCEPTDTTLGFASQPLNRSNFDIQKPYNVPINHRYKYSNGVHKLWVIKTDKPHSRTSKTGPRTEIRIRGYDYSSGVWQFEAYGYVPCGTTGVSVMQIFGSNPPYATTTMLRVTNSSLYYYTHPVLISNVYNKWFRLNVIHDVEGNTVKVYIDGVLKHEATGRGGKSHYFKCGVYTAKDASFYTESRWKDIRILKMHE, encoded by the exons ATGGAGTTCTACATTACACTAATTATCCTTCTATTCCTAGGAAAAGCCATAGGCTGCGAACCAACGGATACCACCTTAGGATTTGCGTCACAACCACTAAATCGTTCCAATTTTGACATCCAAAAGCCATATAATGTCCCGATCAATCATCGATACAAGTATTCTAATGGAGTCCATAAGCTTTGGGTCATCAAGACTGACAAACCGCACTCGAGAACCAGCAAAACGGGCCCTCGTACAGAGATTAGAATACGA GGTTATGATTATTCTTCCGGTGTTTGGCAATTCGAAGCATACGGATACGTGCCTTGTGGGACCACAGGTGTGAGCGTAATGCAAATATTTGGTTCGAACCCACCTTATGCAACAACCACAATGTTAAGAGTTACTAATAGTAGTCTTTACTATTACACGCATCCTGTTCTCATTTCTAATGTATACAACAAGTGGTTTCGCTTAAATGTTATACACGACGTGGAAGGAAACACCGTTAAAGTTTATATAGACGGGGTTCTAAAACACGAAGCGACTGGGCGTGGCGGCAAATCTCATTATTTCAAGTGTGGAGTCTATACGGCAAAGGACGCCTCCTTCTATACGGAATCTCGCTGGAAAGATATTCGAATCCTCAAAATGCATGAATAA
- the LOC122586111 gene encoding L-type lectin-domain containing receptor kinase VIII.2-like, which translates to MKKLLAFIILFFHVVSTDSNKPKDGVVINVTKHFSFQNFNTPVNLHNLMLLGSSNIDKKGRVQIPDTTNINVDFKHLAGRAVYAFPVRVFDPVTRTPASFQTTFSFQLETIQSNASFTDENGGESGHDYGGSGFTFILAPDEFTVGRPGPWLGMLNDACDEEYKAVGIEFDTRKNVEFKDPNDNHVGINLGSIISTITVNVSEFGVNLKDGEIHRAWINYHGKDRVLDIRLGSDRLGYPSKPVFSGQLDISEFLKEYMFVGFSASTGNFTQIHNLISWNFTSTSQASLRVPSPEACENKIVVDNGDNDGDNDRDTLESFFIFMAVVLLVIVGFVSLYYNRKRTGEESNEVAMLPAAKERPRPPNKPRHFTIAEISSATRCFDELHKLGCDETGDTYKGSLLNGCPVVVKRFSTGYYASRGVNRRRMGKEIKLMSKLRHPNLVAIRGWCFDHQETMVVYDYVPNGTFNDWLYGIGVLPWSRRLKVIRDVAHALTYLHSQKLAHKNVKTGSVFIDVSFRALLGDYGFVMPGVDSNRFEDAVSQPTDVFEFGVLVLEVVAGRTRYQSGSDTQSDGEGSDLDLLEWAWNMHVMNEKEKVVDTKIGSALNMDQAIQVMEIGLLCTLKENKGRPSMAEVVEYVHFEKEVPELPSSRPMSLFPYTSTTELCYNSYICPFK; encoded by the coding sequence ATGAAAAAGTTATTAGCATTTATCATCTTATTCTTTCATGTTGTATCAACTGATAGCAATAAACCAAAAGATGGAGTTGTTATTAATGTCACAAAACACTTTTCTTTCCAAAATTTCAACACCCCAGTAAATCTTCATAATCTCATGCTACTTGGCAGCTCCAATATTGATAAAAAGGGCCGGGTTCAAATACCCGATacaacaaacataaatgtcGATTTCAAACACTTGGCTGGTCGCGCAGTTTATGCTTTTCCAGTCCGGGTTTTTGACCCTGTCACACGAACCCCGGCTTCTTTCCAAACAACTTTCTCATTTCAGCTTGAAACCATACAATCAAACGCATCTTTTACCGACGAAAATGGTGGTGAGAGTGGTCATGATTATGGCGGAAGTGGTTTCACGTTCATTTTAGCACCTGATGAGTTCACAGTGGGACGGCCTGGACCGTGGTTAGGCATGCTAAATGATGCGTGTGATGAAGAATATAAAGCCGTAGGGATCGAATTTGATACACGCAAAAATGTCGAATTCAAGGACCCTAATGATAACCATGTTGGGATCAATTTGGGTTCCATTATTTCAACTATCACAGTTAATGTATCTGAATTTGGTGTTAACTTGAAAGATGGTGAGATACATAGAGCTTGGATTAATTACCATGGTAAAGACCGAGTGCTGGACATACGATTAGGTTCTGACCGCCTTGGTTACCCTTCAAAACCTGTATTTTCCGGGCAACTTGATATATCCGAGTTTTTGAAAGAGTATATGTTCGTTGGGTTCTCGGCTTCTACTGGAAATTTTACTCAGATTCATAACTTGATTTCCTGGAACTTTACGTCAACTAGTCAAGCTTCTCTTCGTGTACCCTCACCTGAAGCCTGTGAAAACAAGATTGTCGTTGATAATGGCGATAACGATGGTGATAATGACCGTGACACGTTGGAGAGTTTCTTTATATTCATGGCAGTGGTTTTGCTTGTGATTGTTGGTTTTGTGAGTTTATACTACAACAGAAAGCGAACTGGAGAGGAATCGAATGAGGTGGCCATGCTTCCTGCAGCAAAAGAACGACCTCGTCCACCAAACAAACCACGACACTTCACCATTGCGGAGATTTCATCGGCTACTCGGTGTTTTGATGAGTTACACAAGCTGGGATGTGATGAAACAGGGGATACGTACAAGGGTAGTTTGTTAAACGGGTGCCCTGTGGTGGTTAAGAGGTTCTCAACGGGTTATTATGCATCACGTGGTGTTAACAGGCGTCGCATGGGCAAAGAGATCAAGTTAATGAGCAAGTTACGCCACCCTAATTTGGTGGCGATTAGAGGGTGGTGCTTTGACCACCAAGAGACCATGGTAGTCTATGATTATGTACCCAATGGAACCTTCAACGATTGGCTTTATGGGATTGGTGTTTTGCCATGGAGTCGACGGCTCAAGGTGATCCGAGATGTGGCACACGCATTGACTTACCTCCATTCACAAAAACTCGCTCACAAGAATGTGAAGACAGGTAGTGTATTTATCGATGTAAGTTTCCGAGCCTTGCTTGGGGATTACGGGTTTGTGATGCCAGGTGTGGATTCAAACCGGTTTGAGGATGCAGTGAGTCAACCAACGGATGTTTTTGAGTTTGGGGTGCTTGTATTAGAGGTTGTTGCAGGTAGGACTAGGTACCAGTCTGGGTCTGACACTCAAAGCGATGGTGAGGGGTCAGACTTGGACCTATTAGAATGGGCTTGGAACATGCATGTGATGAACGAGAAAGAaaaagttgttgatacaaagaTAGGTTCAGCGTTGAACATGGACCAGGCGATTCAGGTAATGGAGATCGGGTTATTGTGTacattgaaagaaaataaaggtCGTCCGAGTATGGCAGAGGTGGTCGAATATGTGCATTTTGAGAAGGAAGTTCCTGAACTGCCCTCAAGTCGGCCGATGTCTCTGTTTCCTTATACAAGCACAACAGAGCTTTGTTATAATTCTTACATATGCCCTTTCAAGTAA
- the LOC122586123 gene encoding 40S ribosomal protein S25, which translates to MAPKKEKAPPPSSKPAKSGGGKQKKKKWSKGKQKEKVNNMVLFDKATYDKLLSEAPKFKLITPSILSDRLRINGSLARKAIKDLMARGAIRMVSTHASQQIYTRATNT; encoded by the exons atg GCGCCTAAGAAGGAGAAAGCTCCTCCTCCGTCATCCAAGCCTGCCAAGTCCGGTGGTGGCAAACAGAAAAAGAAG AAATGGAGCAAAGGAAAGCAAAAGGAGAAGGTAAACAACATGGTTTTGTTTGATAAGGCGACTTATGACAAGCTTCTTTCTGAAGCTCCAAAGTTCAAACTCATCACTCCTTCTATCTTGTCAGACAGATTAAGG ATTAATGGTTCGTTGGCAAGAAAGGCAATCAAGGATTTGATGGCAAGAGGTGCTATTAGGATGGTATCTACTCATGCTAGCCAACAAATCTATACCCGAGCTACCAACACTTAA
- the LOC122590452 gene encoding uncharacterized protein LOC122590452: protein MASRFPRLYNLEQNKKVLICDKWRNNSLVYEWRRQIRGGAEEVELSSILSLLNTSVLSDVPDRWVFSTSNLKEFSVKGVRTLIDNKSLPITTLVTRWNRSVPRKGNIHMWRVSLDRLVTRNNLAYKGIDIPFIRCPLCDSYVETCDHVFGSCEVASYVWAGVSNWLQIVLLASHGPTELLQSVDMMQISMEKKRIVEAIVFCGCWSIWKFRNDKVFNKGKQRKEYIINSIIAYSYLWVSNRIKKKHMSWVEWLSNPFSFV from the coding sequence ATGGCTTCTAGATTTCCCCGTTTATATAATCTAgaacaaaataaaaaggttttgaTTTGTGATAAATGGAGGAATAATAGTTTAGTGTATGAATGGAGGCGACAGATTCGAGGAGGGGCAGAGGAAGTTGAACTTAGTAGCATTTTGTCATTGCTGAATACATCTGTGCTTAGCGATGTTCCTGATAGATGGGTGTTTTCTACATCTAACTTGAAGGAGTTCTCGGTAAAAGGGGTGCGAACATTGATTGATAACAAATCTTTGCCCATCACCACCTTGGTTACTAGATGGAACAGAAGTGTTCCTCGAAAAGGTAACATTCATATGTGGCGTGTTAGTCTGGATAGGCTCGTAACCCGAAACAATTTGGCTTATAAAGGTATAGATATCCCGTTTATTCGCTGCCCCTTGTGTGATAGTTATGTTGAGACTTGTGATCATGTTTTTGGTTCATGTGAGGTTGCTTCTTATGTATGGGCGGGTGTCTCTAATTGGCTACAAATTGTTCTTTTGGCTTCGCATGGACCAACTGAGCTGTTACAGTCCGTTGATATGATGCAGATTTCCATGGAAAAAAAACGTATTGTTGAAGCTATTGTCTTTTGTGGTTGTTGGTCTATTTGGAAGTTTCGTAATGACAAGGTGTTTAACAAGGGGAAGCAAAGAAAGGAGTACATCATCAATAGCATCATTGCCTATTCATACTTGTGGGTATCTAATAGAATTAAAAAGAAACACATGTCGTGG